The Nicotiana tabacum cultivar K326 chromosome 5, ASM71507v2, whole genome shotgun sequence sequence CTAGAGAAGTTCTTTCATTAAAAGTTGCAGCCTACACAGATAATTATACTTTTTAGTTGTATTCAttgaatttattttctttttttcccccCTTGAAATGGCAGCATCTTGACTTTTCACCTACTATTTCCAAATGGGGTTTACTTTTTCTCAACTGGGTTGtgctctttttctcctttttctttcccCCTCTAAGATAAAAATTGGATCTTTGTTGCTTAGTTTTCCCaagtttcccttttttttttcttggtaTATTATCTAAGATCATCACTTAATGATTATGTCCTAATTGGTTTTCAACAAAACTTGATTTTGATGGTTAAGATCACCACTGTTTAActgcctttttttctttttgtagataAAAACAGATACACTTTTTTGGTCAAAGAAGAAAGGCTGAGTAGATAGCATATTGTAGTTCTTGAAGATATAAAGGTATAATCTTTTTTTGCTTTGCACTTTGTTTTTGTGGTTAATTTGGTTTTATTGGAACTGTATTCTGCTTGGTAATTAACATATTGCTGTGATGATCTTAGAAGAGTGTCACAGCTATTGAGAAAAGTGTGCTTATTTTGATCATCAATGGCTGAAATTATTGGCCCTAGATTGTACAGTTGCTGCAATTGTAAGAATGAAGTTGCACTACACGATGACATCATTTCTAAGGCTTTTCAGGTTaggaattttgggattttttcaTTTCGCTTTGAATTATATGAATGCGAATATTTTATTAAGCATATGGTGATTGTATATTGTTGGCCTGAGATGAATTTAAGTGGAGAAACATGTTCAGTGAGTATTCATTTAGCCGACCCCAGcttgtttgggattgaggcgtAGCTGTTGTTGTGTTGTGTAGTGATAGTTTTTTAGTTAGCCATTGCCACTAGTGTTTACAGTGTCAAAGATAACACTATGAAGTTGGATAATTGGATTGTCACACCTCTTTCTACTCATCTCTAACAGCAAAGCAATGATCTTTCCGTGTATACAAGAAAAGTGGCTCCTATGCTATTGAAATGAGCATTTATGTGTTTGTAGTTCAGATGCATAGCTGAAAAAGAAGGCGGGGTGGCGACCTTGTCGTAAGATAAGATATAGGCAATAAGACTTTAAGCGCACCTGAGTGCCTTTGCCCATAGAGAATACTGGGGAGGAAAGTCTCTTTGGGGGGGTTTCTATGGAGCAAGTCTCCCATTGCTCTCGCAAATCAGGTAGGTTGTATGTTATGTTGCTAggactctccgaaaatgttgTTGGGTGCATGTCGGATCCGACACGGTGAAAcaacattttggagagtccgtgcGACATAGCTGAAAAGGAAACAAGTTGGAAAAATGTGGCTTAATGGGGAATATATCTTCGTCTTTTCTATGTTATCTATTTCAGTTCAAAATCTATCCTTTTGTTAACTTGAGATATTATCATGAATATATTGTTGCCTAATTTGACATTAGGGAAGAAATGGTCGAGCATTTTTGTTTTCTCATGCAATGAACATAGTCGTGGGGCCAAAAGAGGATAGACAGCTAATGACGGGCCTCCATACAGTTGCTGATGTCCATTGCTGCGACTGTCGTGAGGTTCTTGGCTGGAAATACGAACGAGCTTATGAAGAGACGCAGAAGTACAAGGAAGGGAAATTCGTGCTTGAGAAGTCAAAGATTGTCAAGGATAACTGGTAGTCCACTGTGAAGTCTGTGAAAGTGTGTTGATGTTCATACATGTTAGATGTTAAATCAATTCTCATCAATTCAAAATGTCAATTCATTGATCTGTAAATTTCTTATGTTTATTGTCCAATTGGATTGAACATCCTGAACAATCTTGTAAATATTTTATCTCCAAAATCATAATTTGTAAATATCACAAAATTATAATATCTGCTCCTCTTGGTTTCTGCTATAGACTGCGTGAATTCTTTGTCATGGATAATTCTTCAATTctcttctttgcttttcttgtttACACTTGGAAAAGTCTATCAGATTGACATTGTGACATGATGAAAGATGTTTGATAATAACTCGGGAAACGTTGCAGCTGTACTCGATAGATGTAGCAGTTGAAGTTCTTATGAACTTGTTCAGAAGTTCAGTTGAACTATGGTTTCTTAGAAAGAATGTGTTTGGCTGTTGAGTGAGATTTGGCTCCTATATGTAGACGGTTGTTTCTTTGATGAATAGAGAGGAAGTGTGAAGGAAAATGAAGTGAATGTGGTTGCTTTGTCCACAGTTTAATTTTTGCTACTTTTGTTATCTATATTTGTATTTTACGATGCTGATACTATTTTTCTGGTTTCTGTTGTGGTTATCTATTGTCTCTGAGCCAAGGGTCTcccagaaacagcctctctatcccttCGGGGTACGGGTAAGATTTGCGTACattctaccctccccaaaccccactagtgggattctactgggttgttgttgctcTTCTGTTATCTATATTTGTTGCTGGAAAGGAAATGCCTCGCTGGGATTTTCTTTCATACGATGGTTGACGTCCTTCAACTTGTTTACTTCACATAACTCATGTCTCTTTGACCTTTTGGTTACAAGAACAATaatatacccagtattatcccacaccatGGGGTCTGAGGAGGATTGTGTATCCGCAGACCTTTTGGTTGTAACacactccctctgttccagtttatgtgaacttatttcctttttggtccgttcaaaaaagaatgacccttttctatatttggaaataatttagctaAAATTTTTAATTCTACCTTAAacgagaaacttttataaccacacaaatattttgACATGTTTAccaccacaagtttcaaaaaattATAGCCATACATATGCTGACTTGTTCTAAAAGTCTTCATCTTTTTCTTAAACTCCTTGCCCAACCAAACATGtttacataaattggaacggaaggAGTAATATTTTCTATCCCGGTAAAACCAGTACAGCTTTTGAATATACAGCAAAACATCCCATAAACTCTTCATGTACTAAGAAACAGAACACTAAAACTCAGGGTTGACAGGGCAGCTCGGCTGGTAAAAAAGGAGATGGTACCGAAGCGGGAGGCTCGTAGACGCTACTAGTGCAATGACTAGTCTAATCTCTTTTCTCTACGTGAACTTTTTCTTATGTAAACCTGTAACTGAGAGAGAACACAGAACCTCTACGACTCAAAAGCAAACACTTCTCCTTATGAAGACTCACTTAATGAGCATGTATGTAAAAATCAATTCATTCTCATGATACCGCAGAAAGAATTGTTTACATAATTTCGCGGCAATAACATATTCTAAGTGCAGCAGAGGATGTACTTAATTTCCGGCATTTTCAATTTTCACGTGAAGATTGCTAATAATACTGCACATTTGATGGCAAAATTTAAACCTGAAGCGTCGGGCTACTCTTTGTCATTCTTTCCAAATGAAAAGAAACAGAGAAGTTCAAGATAATAACAAAAAGACAATAGGATTAGTAGTTATTACACTGTAAATACCTGAAATATCCAAACCATGAGTTATGTGCAAACACCAAAATAGAAAgcggaaaaagaaaaatatggcTTCGCCCGGACTCGAACCGGAGACCTTCAGTGTGTTAGACTGACGTGATAACCAACTACACCACGAAACCATTTTTGAAATCAATTTGCTCATTAATATTCATATTAGTTATATGTCCAGTGGATTTCTAGCAATCTTACGTTAATAACGTTGTTTTTTTCCATTGaactttcattttcaattttttaaacACGATTTAACATTTCCAGCAAACTCTTCGTCTGCCAAGAAACTGAACTGAGAGTTTCGTAAGAGAATGAATATATAGAATCTTAGCAATTCATAGCTCAAAAACGAAAACTTTTGCTTATGAGAACTATTACTAGAAGATTCATAGCATCTAAATATATACTTAATGAGCAAATTGATTTCAAAAATGGTTTCGTGGTGTAGTTGGTTATCACGTAAGTCTAACACACTGAAGGTCTCCGGTTCGAGTCCGGGCGAAGCCAAATTTTTACCGATTTTTTGGCAACTTGTTCAGTTTCGTTTTTGCACATAATCATGGTTTGGATATTTCAGGTTTTTACAGTATGATAAGTACTATCCTAATGTCTTTTTTCTACATTATTTTTTGTGTGTAGGATCTTTGCATAGATTATAGGGCTAATTGTTATTggtttattgcttgtttattcTATAATGTCGAAAAACAAAACTTGTGAACTGATAGGGCTCCGGTTAGCTGTGTCTATTATGGGGATACTTTGGTGGCTAGTCTTTCTTCATCACTTTAAGTTATTCATGTCAATGACAGCTTAACAGCAACTAAAGGGCAGATGCACAAAGCATTCCGCATTGATGCAGAGCCCGTAATGCAAATATTAGCAGCTGCTTCCACGGCTCAAACTCCTGACCTACATGCATGGAAACAACTTTACAGGTGCTCTAAGGCTCCACTTCTACTTAGTCTTAGCAACTGCTGGACTAAATTGTTAGAGCAAGAAACTGGAGAACATTTGTGTAAAGACCAACGTTACGAAGGTGAAATTGGACAAGAA is a genomic window containing:
- the LOC107799926 gene encoding protein yippee-like At4g27745, coding for MAEIIGPRLYSCCNCKNEVALHDDIISKAFQGRNGRAFLFSHAMNIVVGPKEDRQLMTGLHTVADVHCCDCREVLGWKYERAYEETQKYKEGKFVLEKSKIVKDNW